In Erpetoichthys calabaricus chromosome 4, fErpCal1.3, whole genome shotgun sequence, one genomic interval encodes:
- the mitd1 gene encoding MIT domain-containing protein 1, with the protein MSLEDAAVTVLKRAVEMDTCSRFQESLICYQEGIQILLNVLKVTKDESKKTAYREKIDQYMNRAELIKKRVNQDKEEGKYHEQIKIKENDTGYSFERVFKPYISENLTEVYVEDPYIRSIHQLYNFLRFCEMLLKASCKVKTIRLLTSLDEGENASQQKSALYEIEESLKVHGIVLTTEYSSTIHDREIRFNNGWIIKIGRGLDYFKKPKGRFSVGYCDYDLRQCHETTIDVFHVKHTKIM; encoded by the exons ATGTCGCTGGAAGATGCCGCCGTGACAGTGCTGAAGAGAGCCGTGGAAATGGACACGTGCTCGAGGTTTCAGGAGTCACTTATTTGTTATCAGGAGGGAATCCAGATACTGCTGAACGTCCTAAAAG TCACAAAAGATGAATCCAAAAAGACTGCATACAGAGAAAAGATTGATCAGTACATGAACAGAGCAGAGTTGATTAAGAAGCGTGTTAATCAGGATAAAGAAG AGGGGAAGTACCATGAGCAGATCAAAATTAAAGAGAATGACACAGGCTACAGTTTTGAGAGAGTCTTTAAACCATATATCAGTGAAAACCTGACTGAAGTGTATGTGGAGGATCCGTATATCAGGTCCATTCACCAG cTGTACAACTTCTTAAGATTTTGTGAGATGCTTCTCAAAGCTTCTTGTAAAGTGAAAACCATCCGTCTGCTTACATCCCTAGATGAG ggTGAAAATGCCTCCCAGCAGAAGAGTGCCCTGTATGAAATTGAGGAGTCGCTAAAGGTCCATGGTATAGTGTTGACTACAGAATATTCTTCCACAATTCATGACAGGGAAATCCG GTTTAATAATGGTTGGATCATAAAGATTGGAAGAGGACTGGACTATTTCAAGAAGCCTAAG GGTCGTTTTTCAGTTGGCTATTGTGACTATGACTTGAGACAGTGCCATGAGACAACTATAGATGTGTTTCATGTGAAGCacacaaaaataatgtaa
- the lipt1 gene encoding lipoyltransferase 1, mitochondrial: MFVGVALAAFSRSAQCCTYVRSCSRTVFTLGPSRGAVLRSLSSDVYENLALEDWLHNNLDLSEEGHALLLWQNAPAVVMGRHQNPWQECNVGLLREKGVRLARRLSGGGTVYHDLGNLNITFFTSRKRYHRARNLQLVCSALKAVSPRLDVCVTDRFDLLLNGDFKVSGTAAKLGRTSAYHHCTLLSNTDRQALSAVLKSPYQGISSNATSSVPSTVMNLTDQDPALTCELLITAIAQKYAHQYCLEPGIALLDPTDEYTLPGIRSATQEMLSWEWVFGKTPKFDVSVSLNVADAIVTLCMNVKNGIIDSCSLELPANWPYWEAGAELQSLLTGSRFCAGDAKLLSSALLRSCPQTDGVQDRWRDLCEQLASLM, from the coding sequence ATGTTCGTCGGTGTAGCACTTGCTGCCTTTAGCCGTAGTGCACAATGCTGTACATACGTGCGCTCCTGTTCTCGCACTGTCTTCACTCTGGGTCCCAGCCGAGGAGCTGTCCTCCGGTCTCTCTCAAGTGACGTTTATGAAAACCTGGCACTGGAAGACTGGCTCCATAATAATTTGGATTTGAGCGAAGAAGGCCACGCCCTCTTGCTCTGGCAGAACGCGCCGGCCGTGGTTATGGGTAGACACCAGAACCCCTGGCAAGAGTGCAACGTGGGTCTGCTCAGGGAAAAGGGGGTCCGGCTAGCCCGGCGTCTTAGCGGCGGAGGTACGGTGTACCACGACCTGGGCAACCTTAACATAACTTTCTTTACGTCCAGGAAAAGGTACCACAGGGCAAGAAACTTACAACTAGTGTGCAGCGCCCTGAAAGCCGTAAGCCCTCGGCTAGACGTGTGCGTCACCGATCGCTTTGACTTGCTGCTAAATGGTGACTTTAAGGTGTCCGGGACCGCAGCCAAGCTGGGAAGAACTTCAGCCTACCACCACTGCACATTACTGAGCAACACCGACAGACAAGCCCTGTCTGCTGTCTTGAAGAGCCCATATCAGGGCATCAGCAGTAATGCCACCAGCAGTGTGCCATCCACCGTTATGAACCTCACCGACCAAGACCCTGCGTTGACCTGCGAACTGCTTATAACGGCAATCGCACAGAAGTACGCCCACCAGTACTGCCTTGAGCCTGGTATTGCACTGCTCGACCCTACGGACGAGTACACTCTGCCCGGCATCAGGAGCGCGACACAGGAAATGCTTAGCTGGGAATGGGTGTTTGGGAAGACGCCCAAATTCGACGTCAGCGTGTCTCTCAATGTAGCTGATGCGATCGTGACTCTGTGCATGAACGTAAAAAATGGCATCATCGACTCGTGCTCTTTAGAGCTGCCTGCGAACTGGCCTTATTGGGAGGCAGGTGCGGAACTACAGTCCCTACTGACAGGGAGCCGCTTCTGTGCTGGCGATGCGAAGCTACTGAGCAGCGCTTTGTTGAGGAGCTGTCCACAGACTGATGGTGTGCAAGATCGGTGGCGCGACCTGTGCGAGCAGTTGGCCAGTCTCATGTGA